Genomic window (Eremothecium sinecaudum strain ATCC 58844 chromosome VI, complete sequence):
GATCATGAAACATACTATATAAATCAGAAGctttaaaaaataatatatagAGGTGATCAATCATAAAAATTAGGCCATATTTGTAGTAATCAATAAACTAAAAGGCTTTTTTACTGTTGTTACACCCTTAGCTTTGTTGTATTTAACCACTATATGAATTTCATAACATAAAATATTAAAAAGGAATACTGTTTTAAGTCAAAACTAAATATATTCAATATAACTACTAACTGAACAGGACATTAAAGACATTGTTTTGGTGTATTATTAGGCCGTGAAATACCAATGTCATCATCAGGCTTGGGTGAGTCGCGTACTGAATTGTTGAGTTGGCTCAATGACCTCTTATGTTTAAACTATACAAGAGTTGAGCAATGTGGGAACGGTGCTGCTTATTGCCAAATAATGGATTCTATATTTTGCGATATTCCAATGAATCGTGTAAAGTTTGATTCTCGTGCGGAGTATGAGTCTTTAAGCAATTTCAAGATTTTGCAGAGCTGCTTTACCAAACATAAGATTGAGAAAACAATATTCGTAGACCGATTGATAAAGTGCAGGTTTCAAGATAATCTAGAATTCTTGCAATGGTTGAAGAAATTTTGGTTGCAGAATAAAGACGAATCACCATACGATGCGCAGTTGCGTCGTAAAGCACAGAAGCCTTCAGGTACAGCGGAAGGTGTATCATCATCGATCACACAGGCTTCAAAAAAACGTACATTAACTACTTCTGCCTCCTCATTGAATGAGATGTCAGCGTCTCCTAGCACAAAACCTCGCATTTTACAGAAAGTGAGGCCTATTGGTCAGTTCAACGGATCTGCTGGCATTTCAGGTACTGTCATGAAGAGAACTCCGTCTTCTGGCACCACTTCACGGAAACCGCAATTGACATCGATGTCAGCATCTGCTAGCAATGATCAATTGGCGAAGTTGCAAATGGAGCTTGATAGTTCCAATATGAAAATAGATAAGCTGAACCAAGAAGTAACGCACTACCAGGACGCGATGAATATTATGGAGAGAGAACGAGATTTTTACTTTGGTAAACTACGGGATATTGAAATTCTCGTTCAATCCACACAAGATTTATACAAAGAAGGTGTGTACAATGATGACCCACAAGAACTTAACAGGTTTTTAGGGAAGGTGAACCAGATCTTGTATTCTACGGAAGAAGGATTTGAGGTTACTCAGACTGAAGAGGTAGCCATAGCAGCCA
Coding sequences:
- the BIM1 gene encoding microtubule-binding protein BIM1 (Syntenic homolog of Ashbya gossypii AAR024W; Syntenic homolog of Saccharomyces cerevisiae YER016W (BIM1)), producing the protein MSSSGLGESRTELLSWLNDLLCLNYTRVEQCGNGAAYCQIMDSIFCDIPMNRVKFDSRAEYESLSNFKILQSCFTKHKIEKTIFVDRLIKCRFQDNLEFLQWLKKFWLQNKDESPYDAQLRRKAQKPSGTAEGVSSSITQASKKRTLTTSASSLNEMSASPSTKPRILQKVRPIGQFNGSAGISGTVMKRTPSSGTTSRKPQLTSMSASASNDQLAKLQMELDSSNMKIDKLNQEVTHYQDAMNIMERERDFYFGKLRDIEILVQSTQDLYKEGVYNDDPQELNRFLGKVNQILYSTEEGFEVTQTEEVAIAANGDHTGPMLHQGLETVTPIQNLLTDEETF